Sequence from the Silvibacterium dinghuense genome:
CCGGAGCAGGACCGATTTCTTGTCCTGCGGAGTGGAGAAACCTGCGGTTCTGCTGCGCGCAGGGCGAATGTGCCTTCGGCCTCCGCTTCCGTTGGTCGCGAGCTAAACAAAACCGCAGGTTCCTCCACTGCGCTGCGCTCCGGTCGGAATGACAAAGGGAGAGGGAGGCTCCGGTCGGGATGACAAGACGGTGGTAAGTTTTTACTTCCAATGCCGCTATCTATGGATACGTCCTAGCGCCGCACTGTCATCCAGGGATGTATATCCCTCGCAGGAGTTCGCATGCGCATCGCTTTTCCTGGCCTGGGCAGCATGGGCATCCCCATTGGCCGCCATCTTATTTCGCGCCTCTTCCGTGAAGCCGCAGAGCATGCCGGTGTCGCTACGCCGCTGGCCGATGCCTTTGCCGATAACTTTCGCCGGGCCATCGACGCCGATATGCAGGATGCCGACTGGGCCTCGGGCTAGTATCGCTTTGTGCGCGAAACGACCGGGCCTGAGATCTGAACACACGCAACTGGATCGAATGGGAGCTTACGATACATCCATGGGAAATCTGAACGGGAAGATTGTCTTTATCACCGGAGCCAGCGCCGGCATTGGCGCGGCTACCGCCTTCGCCTTCGCGCGGGAGGGCGCGCGCCTGCTGCTCGCCGCCCGCCGTCGTGACCGCCTCGAATCACTTGCGGCAGAACTGAAGCAGGCCGGGGCCGCCGATGTACACACCGTGGCTCTGGATGTCCGCAACCGCGCCGCCGTTGCCTCCACCATCGAGGCGCTGCCCTCTGACTGGAAGGCTATCGATGTGCTGGTGAACAATGCCGGACTCAGCCGGGGCCTCGAGAAGCTCTATGTGGGCAACATCGAGGACTGGGAGGAAATGATCGACACGAACGTGAAGGGGCTGCTCTATGTGACACGCGCCGTCGTTCCGGGCATGGTCGAGCGCAACAGCGGGCATGTGATCAATCTGGGCTCCACAGCCGGCGATCAGACCTACCCCAACGGAGCCGTCTACTGCGCGACCAAGGCAGCCGAGCGCGCCATCAACGACGGGTTGCGCCAGGATCTTCTCGGCACCGCGGTGCGCGTGACCACCGTCGATCCGGGCATGGTCGAAACCGACTTCAGCCTTGTCCGCTTCCACGGCGATTCTGAGCGTGCCGCAAAGGTCTACCAGGACCTCACGCCGCTGACGCCCGAAGATGTTGCCGAGACTATCGTCTGGACAGCCGCGCGGCCGGCGCACGTCAACATCGCGCGCGTGCTGATGACTTCGATCGACCAGGCCAATTCCCTGCTCTTCAACCGCAGACAGCAGACCGGGCTGCGATAGAGCAGAACTGTATTTCTCCGGGCTGCAACGATGCCCGGAGAAACATTACAGCGACGGTTACTCCAGCTCCTTGAGCCGCGCTTCGATCTCTGCAAGCGCAGCCTCGAGCGCTGCCCGACGGTGCGGGCTGGAGGTCCGTTGATCGAGAATCCGCTCCCGCTGCAGCTCCAGCTCCTGCTGCTGCCGTTTGCGGTGAGCCTCGGCCGCTGCCAGTTCACTCTTCGACTTCACAGGCTCGGCGGTTGCTTTCTCCGCCACCTGATCCTCTATTGATTTGCTTTCCCATCCACGCGCCATATCTTCATGCTAGAGCATTTCTCCTGATACTGTGCTCTTACTCATGGCATGCGGTGCTGTTTTCCCTGCCAGAAAACAGCATCCAGTGTTGTGCGATCGCTCACATCTTCAGGAGAAATGCTCTACCGCCTGCGGTCCGCATCTGCGCCCTGATCCGCGCATCTTATGCCTGAATACGTCCTTTTCGGAATGGAGTCCCCATGAAAGTCTGGCAAATCCCCGCCTTCGGCATCGATCATCTTCAGCTCGTCGAACGCGCCGCCCTCACGCCCGGTCCCGGCCAGGTCGCCGTCCGTGTGCATGCAGTCTCGCTCAACTACCGCGATCTGCTCATCACCCTCGGTCTCTACAATCCGAAGCTTGCCCTGCCGCGTATCCCCTGCTCGGATGGCGCCGGAGAGGTCACGGCCGTCGGGGAAGGCGTGACCCGCTTCAAGGTCGGGGACCGGGTTGCCGGCATCTTCATGCAGCACTGGATCGACGGGCCGGCGGATGCGGCCAAGCAGCGGGGCGCTCTCGGTGGAGATATCGATGGCATGCTCGCCGAATCCGTCCTCCTCGACCAGAACGGCCTCGTCCCCATCCCTGACCATCTCTCCTGGGAAGAAGCCTCCACACTGCCCTGCGCCGCCGTCACTGCCTGGAATGCGGTCGTTCATGCCGGGAGGGTGAAACCGGGCGATACGGTCGTGATCCAGGGGACGGGCGGCGTCTCGATCTTTGCCCTGCAGTTTGCGAAGCTGCTCGGTGCGCGCGTGCTCGGCACCTCGGGCAGCGACGAAAAGCTGGCCCGCGCAAAAGCACTCGGGCTCGATGCAGGGGTGAACTATCGCCAACACGAAGACTGGGCGAAGTGGGTCCTCGAGGAGACCGGAGGGAGCGGCGCCGACCTGGTGGTCGAGGTGGGCGGAGCAGGCACTTTTGCCCAATCGCTGAAGGCGGTGCGCGTGGGCGGACATATCGCCCAGATCGGCATTCTTTCGCAGTCGGCCGAGCCGATCCAGATCGCCCCCATGCTGCATAAGCAGGTGCATTTGCAGGGCATTTATGTGGGCTCCCGCGCCGACTTTGAAGAGATGAATCGCGCCATCACCCTCCACCGGCTTCAGCCGATTGTCGACAAGACTTTCTCTTTCGATCAGGCGCCGGCAGCGTTCGCTCTTATGCAGAGTGCCGCCCACTTCGGGAAGATCGTCATCCGCAACTGAGTTTTCCACATCTGGACCGGCTCTTTCGCGCCTCTCCCTGGCCGTTCCGTGGCATCTTATGAAGCGCGTGGTTCGCCCCCATCCGCCACGCTTCTGCCAGGCAGAAGCGTGGTGGTTACCCAGCCCACGGGAGGCCGGAATCCATGAATGTGCTTCGCAGCACTGCCAATTTTTTCAGCGAAATCTGCTTTGGTTGCGCCCACGAACGGCTCAGCCGCCCTTTTACCCTTGAGGATCAGTGCTACATGGTCTGCCTGCAATGCGGCACGCATGTGCCCTATTCGCAGGAGAGCATGCGGCCTCTCACCAGCCGCGAACTCCGCCGGATGAAGGCGGTCCTTGGGGAAAGGCGCCAGGTTATGCCAATGGAATCGGATACAGGCCAGGCGCAGATCGCCGGGGATAAGCTCTTCGGGGATAAGAACAACTCGACGGCAGCCTGAGGTTCTCTTTCTACCTCTCAGTGTGGTCATTCTTCCACAGCTAGTTCCGCCCAGGAGCGGGCTGTCTCCCGGGAGTGGCATCCGCCATGGAATCTGGGGCGGCACAGGGCTTTCCACGGCTGCTGCATTCCTGAAAAAGGAAAGAAACGCATTCATTCTGCAATTGAGCGAGAGGTTGCGCTTCCATTTCTACAGCTTTCCAAAAGAGTCCCCGTCTAAAATACGGTCAAGGGCAGCGTTTTTGTTGTCCGAAAGCAAGACATGCCCACACCCGCACGCAAACGCCTCGCCCTTGCTCTGCCGCCACTCCTGATGGCGATGGCGGGCTGTGGCGTGGGCCAATGGAATGGAGCGAACGGCGGAGCCTTCAGCATCATGGCGTCCTCGTCGACCACCAGCACCAGCGGGCAGGTCCAGTTCACGGCCATTCTCGCCAATGGCGAGACGGCTCCGGTTGCCTGGTCGATCGCCGAAGGCGAAAACCCGTCCTCGCTCGGGGAAGGCCGCATCGACGCTGCCGGCCTCTATACCCCGCCCACAGCGCTGGCCCGTGACACGGTCCAGGTGCGCGTCCTTGCCACCCTCAAATCCGATCCCACGGCGCAGGCCAGCGAGCTGATCACCATCAGCCCCGGCTTTGTGCAATCTCTACTGCCGGAAAACGCCGCCCTCACGCCGGGCCGCGATATCGAAATCACGGCGGAGATCGCAGAGGTCGGTAATGGAAGCGTCCACTGGAGCCTCAGCGGAAACGCACCGGCTGCCGATCGGGGCACGCTTTCCACCCAGAACTGCTCGCATTCGCTCGACCAGTACACCACCTGCAAGATCACCTACACGGCGCCGGGCAGCATCCCTGCTGCAGAAACCATCACCCTGACGGCCTCCACCAACGGAGTCCACATCGCTACACCGCTGCGCATCCTGGTGAATAACAATGGCTGGAATACGACTCCCAGCGTGAACCAGTCGATGCAGACCGGCCCTATCTCCCTGGGCTCTTCCGGCGGCAACGATAACGACTACGACACCTATCAGGACAAGTCGGGCAATCCTTATATCGCCAACTGCTGCGGTGGCACCCTGGGCGCGCTGGTGCAGGATACCTCCGGTTCTCAATACATTCTCAGCAACAATCACGTTCTGGCCGAATCCGATCAGGCTCAGAACGGCGACATCATCGACGCACCCGGTCTTATCGATAACGGCTGTGTCCCGCTCGACCGCGCCAGCGGCAATATCCGCCCTGTCGGCACCCTGCGCTACAGCGTGCCGCTCTCCAGCAACAGGACAAATGTCGATGCCGCTCTCGCTGCCGTTACTCCGGGCGCCGTCGACTCCTCCGGCAGCATCCTTCAGCTCGAACCTACTGCACCCGGCAATACAACCAGCATCGGCTCCGCGCCGCCGGTTGCAGGCACCGGTGAGACGCTCGACACCACCAATCTTGCCGATATTCACCTGGTAAAGAGTGGACGCACCACCGGTCTCACCTGCTCGACGGTTCAGTCCGTCGATCTGAGTGTCCGCATCGATTACTACAAGGACTGCGCCGAAACCCAGCCCTACACCACCAAGACCTTTTCCGGACAGATCGGCATCACAGGCGACCATTTTTCCGACAGCGGCGACTCCGGCGCTTTGATCGTCGACTCCGCCAATGCGCAGCCCGTCGGCCTGCTCTTTTCAAGCGGCACGGACGGCAGCGGCACGGGGCTTTCCGTCGCCAGCCCTATCGGCGAGGTCCTCAACGAGCTCGGTTCGCAGGCCGGGAGCAGCTTCTCGGTGGTCGGCACCAATACTCCGCACGCGGTCGCCTGCGTGCAATATGATGCTCACCCCACCGATCCCTGGACTCGTCTTGTCGTCTCGCCGGATACCCAGAGCCAGGCGAAAACCATTGCGGAAACTGCCGGCCAGGGCCTGATCGGCCAGGTCGCCGGTGTTCTTGGAGTTGCCTCCGGCAAAAGCCTCGACAGCCCCGGCGATGCGGCTCTGGTGGTCTACACGGATGCCTCACGCGGCGCGGTCGCGGTGCCGAAAAGCTACGCCGGGCTACGCACCCAGCCTGTCGCTACCACCGCCGCAGCTCTCGCCCGCGAGCAGGCCCCCACGCACCCCGCTGCCGTCGCCGGTCTGCACCTTACCGCCGACGCGCTCTCCAACGCGGAGAGCGTGGTCAGCCGCTATGCCTCGTCCCTGCTCAGCGATCCGGCGATCTTTGGCGTAGGCGTCACCCAGAGCGCTGACAATCCTGCCGAGCCGGCGATTCTTGTGCTGGTCGACATGAGCCAGCTCCCTGCTTCCACGCCACTGACCCTCGGAGGCCTGCGCGTGCGCTATATGCGGCTGCATCCTTTCCACCTTACGCAGTCCAAGTATGAGACCGGGCATCCCCACTCCGCCTGCGCTCTGCGCGGTCTCCAAGCCACG
This genomic interval carries:
- a CDS encoding SDR family NAD(P)-dependent oxidoreductase, with the protein product MGNLNGKIVFITGASAGIGAATAFAFAREGARLLLAARRRDRLESLAAELKQAGAADVHTVALDVRNRAAVASTIEALPSDWKAIDVLVNNAGLSRGLEKLYVGNIEDWEEMIDTNVKGLLYVTRAVVPGMVERNSGHVINLGSTAGDQTYPNGAVYCATKAAERAINDGLRQDLLGTAVRVTTVDPGMVETDFSLVRFHGDSERAAKVYQDLTPLTPEDVAETIVWTAARPAHVNIARVLMTSIDQANSLLFNRRQQTGLR
- a CDS encoding zinc-dependent alcohol dehydrogenase family protein, whose translation is MKVWQIPAFGIDHLQLVERAALTPGPGQVAVRVHAVSLNYRDLLITLGLYNPKLALPRIPCSDGAGEVTAVGEGVTRFKVGDRVAGIFMQHWIDGPADAAKQRGALGGDIDGMLAESVLLDQNGLVPIPDHLSWEEASTLPCAAVTAWNAVVHAGRVKPGDTVVIQGTGGVSIFALQFAKLLGARVLGTSGSDEKLARAKALGLDAGVNYRQHEDWAKWVLEETGGSGADLVVEVGGAGTFAQSLKAVRVGGHIAQIGILSQSAEPIQIAPMLHKQVHLQGIYVGSRADFEEMNRAITLHRLQPIVDKTFSFDQAPAAFALMQSAAHFGKIVIRN